One Chionomys nivalis chromosome 4, mChiNiv1.1, whole genome shotgun sequence genomic region harbors:
- the LOC130873380 gene encoding olfactory receptor 143, with the protein MLHMTQMTMENDSSVSEFILMGLTDQPELQLPLFVLFLVNYTATVFGNVSLMNLICLNPNLHTPMYVFIFNLSFIDFCYSLVFTPKMLMNFILEKNIISFKGCMTQLFFFCVFVNSESYVLTAMAYDRYVAICQPLLYKVVMSPKICCLLIFGSYLMGFASAIVHTGCMIRLRFCDSNIINHYMCDIFPLLQLSCSSTYVNELMSSVVVGTAIILCCLIIFISYVMILFNIIHVSSGKGWSKALRTCGSHIITVSLFYGSGLLAYVKPSSAGTLGQGKFFSVFYTLLVPMLNPLIYSLRNKDVKLAVKRTWKRLAN; encoded by the coding sequence ATGCTACACATGACACAAATGACTATGGAAAATGACTCTTCAGTGTCAGAGTTCATTCTAATGGGACTGACAGACCAACCTGAGCTCCAACTGCCCTTATTTGTTCTGTTCTTGGTGAACTACACAGCAACTGTGTTTGGAAATGTGAGCTTAATGAATCTCATTTGTCTAAACCCAAACCTTCACACTCCCATGTATGTTTTTATCTTCAATCTATCCTTCATTGATTTCTGCTATTCACTTGTATTCACTCCGAAAATGCtgatgaattttattttagagaagaaCATCATTTCTTTCAAAGGATGCATGACTCAactgtttttcttctgtgtttttgtgAACTCAGAGAGCTATGTGCTGACAGCaatggcctatgatcgctatgtggccatctgtcaGCCTCTGTTGTACAAAGTTGTTATGTCCCCCAAGATCTGTTGTCTGTTGATATTTGGTTCTTACTTAATGGGGTTTGCTAGTGCCATAGTTCATACAGGGTGTATGATCAGGCTCAGGTTTTGTGATTCTAACATCATCAACCACTACATGTGTGATAtctttcctcttctccagctCTCCTGCAGCAGCACTTATGTCAATGAACTTATGAGCTCTGTCGTGGTGGGGACAGCTATCATTTTATGCTGCCTCATTATCTTTATCTCATATGTTatgattctttttaatattattcatgTGTCCTCAGGTAAGGGTTGGTCCAAAGCCTTGCGTACTTGTGGATCTCACATCATAACTGTCAGTCTCTTCTACGGATCTGGGCTGCTGGCTTATGTCAAGCCATCATCTGCTGGGACTCTGGGCCAGGGAAAATTCTTCTCAGTGTTTTATACGTTATTGGTGCCCATGTTGAATCCTCTTATTTACAGCCTCAGAAACAAGGATGTCAAGCTTGCTGTGAAGAGAACCTGGAAGAGATTAGCAAACTGA